A single genomic interval of Corvus hawaiiensis isolate bCorHaw1 chromosome 5, bCorHaw1.pri.cur, whole genome shotgun sequence harbors:
- the HMX1 gene encoding LOW QUALITY PROTEIN: homeobox protein HMX1 (The sequence of the model RefSeq protein was modified relative to this genomic sequence to represent the inferred CDS: inserted 2 bases in 1 codon) produces the protein MPDEATENAGSTSARVSSFFIEDLLGTEGTAGGGARRAAAGGGXGAGGARCGPHSPLRIGAPGCPLRDAAVGWYRRAHAAFLGCASPDTSDRDSPELPEEPAERAAGGGRAAARGPAGGRPGPGGREEEEERGEEPGEPEQRAAGRKKKTRTVFSRSQVFQLESTFDVKRYLSSSERAGLAASLHLTETQVKIWFQNRRNKWKRQLAADLEAANLSHAAQRIVRVPILYHENSPASALGFTLPHMSPPLVGFSSGVSYPLGTFPAASLPFLRSQMTGLV, from the exons ATGCCGGACGAAGCCACGGAAAACGCCGGCTCCACCTCCGCCCGCGTCTCGTCCTTCTTCATCGAGGACCTGCTGGGCACCGAGGGcacggcgggcggcggggcgcggcgggcggcggcgggcggcgg gggcgcggggggtgCGCGCTGCGGGCCGCACTCTCCGCTGCGCATCGGCGCCCCGGGCTGTCCCCTCCGCGACGCCGCCGTCGGCTGGTACCGCCGGGCGCACGCCGCCTTCCTGGGCTGCGCCAGCCCCGACA CCAGCGACCGAGACTCGCCCGAGCTGCCCGAGGAGCCGGCGGAGCGGGCGGCCGgtggcgggcgggcggcggcgagaggcccggcgggcgggcggccggggccgggaggccgcgaggaggaggaggagcgcgGCGAGGAGCCGGGGGAGCCGGAGCAACGCGCCGCCGGCCGCAAGAAGAAGACGCGCACGGTGTTCAGCCGCAGCCAGGTGTTCCAGCTGGAGTCCACCTTCGACGTGAAGCGCTACCTGAGCAGCTCCGAGCGGGCCGGGCTGGCCGCCTCGCTGCACCTCACTGAGACCCAGGTGAAGATCTGGTTCCAGAACCGCCGCAACAAGTGGAAGCGGCAGCTGGCCGCAGACCTGGAAGCGGCCAACCTCTCCCACGCAGCCCAAAGGATAGTGCGGGTCCCCATTTTGTACCACGAGAACTCGCCGGCGAGCGCCTTGGGCTTCACCCTGCCGCACATGTCGCCCCCCTTGGTGGGCTTCTCCAGCGGCGTCAGCTATCCCCTGGGCACCTTCCCCGCcgcctccctccctttcctacGGTCGCAGATGACAGGACTCGTCTGA